The following are from one region of the Magallana gigas chromosome 4, xbMagGiga1.1, whole genome shotgun sequence genome:
- the LOC117682768 gene encoding laminin subunit beta-1, producing MMSFTVVKLFTIFLVLDETSPFVNLVQDQGLNGVATMSASPANPAWTASKAIDGDTRQNYTLNSCAITDISHHYASVWWKVWLLRPFNIAYLEIYFRSDAYRNATGFSLYTYDTQVFNPPSDTKHLVYYHDPLSGCPASAMNITVNRVAQGVVFINMRPPGFTSSCQAADSLYTTIDICEVNVMGCNQNRYGVGCLSECSNKCKDQHCDAFNGSCIHGCSDPNALTLDCIVCSNGTYISSGMCVRCPGRCQGGAPCNKLTGRCDQGCEDKWTGQFCEDCIDGFYNRNCSGRCGSCVNDGVCDKISGHCTNGCQANYLQPLCQDCVPGFYGDDCETECGKCKNGAGCNQTSGLCPNGCRDHWVVPYCTDCEPYKYGPNCAFDCGHCKHDKPCSMDTGDCPSGCVDGWTGKHCLTVITDSDEQEKPEKPRFTTLSVVLIVLVIVLIGLVLFFIFDSKRRGSLQHATEKPSDISETENQYSPETEKESEDSQTTLALL from the exons TTAACCTTGTTCAAGACCAAGGATTAAACGGAGTAGCGACCATGAGCGCTAGTCCTGCCAATCCGGCTTGGACCGCCAGTAAGGCAATAGACGGAGATACACGTCAGAACTACACGTTAAACTCGTGTGCTATAACAGATATCTCTCACCATTACGCCTCTGTCTGGTGGAAGGTGTGGTTACTGCGACCATTTAATATAGCGTACCTGGAAATATACTTCAGATCCGATG CTTACAGAAATGCAACGGGTTTCTCTCTATATACCTACGACACACAAGTCTTCAACCCGCCGAGTGACACCAAACACCTGGTGTATTACCACGATCCTCTATCCGGGTGTCCGGCATCGGCCATGAATATAACGGTCAACAGGGTAGCACAAGGGGTAGTGTTTATAAACATGCGACCGCCGGGATTCACTTCTTCTTGTCAAGCCGCTGATTCCTTGTATACTACGATTGATATATGTGAAGTTAATGTAATGG GCTGCAATCAGAACAGGTATGGAGTTGGGTGCCTTAGTGAATGTTCAAACAAATGTAAGGATCAGCACTGTGACGCATTCAATGGCTCCTGCATACACGGATGTTCCGATCCTAATGCTCTTACTCTGGACTGCATAG TGTGCAGTAACGGGACATACATTTCCAGTGGGATGTGTGTCAGGTGCCCGGGGAGATGTCAGGGCGGTGCCCCCTGTAATAAGTTGACGGGTCGATGTGACCAGGGATGTGAGGATAAGTGGACCGGACAGTTCTGTGAAG ACTGCATCGACGGATTTTACAACAGAAATTGCAGTGGTAGATGTGGTTCATGTGTGAATGACGGAGTTTGTGATAAAATCAGTGGACACTGTACAAATGGATGTCAGGCAAATTACCTACAACCGTTATGTCAAG ACTGTGTTCCTGGTTTCTATGGAGACGACTGTGAGACAGAGTGTGGGAAATGTAAAAATGGTGCAGGATGTAACCAGACTTCTGGGTTATGTCCAAACGGATGCAGAGATCACTGGGTTGTACCTTATTGCACAG ACTGTGAACCGTATAAATACGGTCCTAACTGTGCTTTTGACTGTGGACATTGTAAGCACGACAAACCGTGTTCTATGGATACTGGGGACTGTCCTAGTGGGTGTGTGGATGGGTGGACAGGCAAACACTGCCTTACAG TGATCACCGACTCTGACGAACAAGAGAAACCAGAAA AGCCCAGGTTTACTACGTTATCAGTGGTTTTGATAGTTCTTGTTATAGTTCTAATCGGATTAGTACTTTTCTTCATATTTGATTCGAAGCGGCGCGGTTCCTTACAGCATGCCACTGAAAAACCATCGGACATTTCCGAAACAGAAAACCAATACTCCCCTGAAACAGAAAAAGAATCAGAAGACTCTCAGACAACACTTGCTCTTCTTTAG
- the LOC109620258 gene encoding uncharacterized protein isoform X2, producing the protein MPGPSNMELRSSSQQGRIQEEQSEQGITEATASVNEVEALRRQLETLKASRDAEYRRRRELEEQIDRQPQPVATPRQVWEPAPRIPVPQMDKFDGNTPVSEWWTTFMAYIALHSITEAKAIKLLPFYLMGIALQFFTHLDSLSKTSLTSIRDAFFSRFRPTVPISQALMRVKQGADESVDKYLYRVRKLAADCSMEEDSITYFAREGLLQNLRVIVVPQNPKSLEDLRKMAALAEEATGKDTDTPPTDLKTALAEGIKIALASVDAAVETKVRNHLDDQLADVNGVFAGQTQQRRPQPVSRDRDNFRQTNRSREPGPCFRCGATNMSEFYLFMGIN; encoded by the coding sequence ATGCCAGGCCCATCAAACATGGAATTGAGAAGTTCCTCTCAGCAAGGCAGAATACAGGAGGAACAATCAGAACAAGGGATCACTGAAGCCACAGCTTCAGTCAATGAAGTAGAGGCCCTGCGGAGACAGCTGGAGACCTTAAAAGCATCCAGAGATGCAGAGTATCGCCGGAGAAGAGAATTGGAGGAGCAAATTGACAGACAACCTCAACCGGTAGCTACACCAAGGCAGGTTTGGGAGCCAGCACCCAGAATCCCAGTGCCACAAATGGACAAATTTGATGGCAATACCCCTGTGTCAGAATGGTGGACCACATTTATGGCCTACATCGCCCTACATTCAATCACCGAGGCCAAAGCCATAAAACTATTGCCATTCTATTTGATGGGAATAGCCCTTCAATTCTTCACACACTTGGACAGCTTGTCAAAAACCTCACTAACCAGCATCAGGGATGCTTTCTTTTCTAGATTCCGACCGACAGTCCCCATAAGTCAAGCTTTGATGCGGGTGAAGCAGGGAGCCGACGAATCTGTGGATAAATACCTATACCGAGTGAGGAAACTGGCTGCTGACTGCTCAATGGAAGAGGACAGCATCACATACTTCGCTCGAGAGGGTCTTCTTCAGAACCTGAGGGTAATAGTGGTCCCACAGAACCCAAAGTCCCTGGAAGACCTCCGAAAAATGGCAGCCCTTGCAGAGGAAGCTACTGGTAAGGATACCGACACCCCGCCTACTGACCTAAAGACGGCCCTTGCGGAGGGAATCAAAATCGCCCTTGCCAGTGTGGATGCTGCAGTGGAGACCAAGGTCCGAAACCACTTAGACGATCAGCTTGCAGATGTCAATGGTGTGTTTGCAGGCCAAACCCAACAACGAAGGCCCCAACCAGTCTCAAGGGACAGGGACAACTTCAGACAGACTAACAGGAGCAGAGAGCCAGGACCTTGCTTCAGATGTGGGG